AATAGGGGACAAACGGCTGACCTGGGTGATAGGCATAGATCTCATGTTTCAGCGTGACCTGGTTGTGGAGGATGGGTAGTTCTCCGCTGCTGCCATTGATCAGCTCTAGCGCACCCTGGTGTTTTTGCAGAAACAACACCAGGCGTTGGCCTTTGGCTGCTTTGGCGTAGCGCACATCGCACGTCCACTCTTCAAACTGTTGAACGGTCAGGGTTGAGCGGCCGCTGCCTTTCACGTAGTCGGTTACGTGAAATTGGTAGGTGCTGTCTTGCACGGAGACAATCTCCCCGCTAACAATGTAATCCGCTTGTAAAGCAATGACCTCAAGCGGCAGGATCATTTTCTTTGCCGACGCAAGCGTAGCAACGGCTAACAACAGCGTGAGAAAAAGGATCTTTGTAGTCATGCTATCGGACTAGTTATCAGAGGACGTAAGGGATGATAAGATAGCAAAAAGCCCGGCCATGTGGTCGGGCTTTTTAGTGTACTAGGTAATTCACGGATGCTTACTGACCCATATCTGTGATCTCTATGCGTCCTTGTTCATCATAGCGGATGACGAGCAGAGAAGCTGTAGAAGCAAGAAAGCCCCTCCTGATACAAACCAAACCACACAGTAACCGATTGTATTGTACTGCTCAGGTAATGCACAATTACCCAGCTTGAGTCTTTACGGATTGATTACGCAGAAAAAGTAATGTCAGCAGAGCTATTAAGGCTGGCAGAACGAACGCCGAAACCCACCAACCGGCGAACATGCCGGCTGGTCGTGCGTGGGTTGCTTGCAGCCGGGCCAACTCCGTGGTGATGTTCTGAGCACTCCGGCCAGCTGCCATCAGCTCAGTCCGCTTCAACGCTAACACCGCGGAAAACCACTCTGGATTGAGGCGCGTGTGATAGGCATACAGATATGGGCGGTAGAGCAGTTCTGCCACGTGGCCTATCCCCACGCTGACCGCTATGCGTTGCCCCGCACCCAAGTAGCCCTGCCGCCGCTTGTGTTGGCGAATAGCGGCACTCATGAACCCGATGGGTAAGAGTACGACTACAATGTCTAGGTACTGCCCAGTTGCCAAGTAGCGGGTATCAAGCTGGGTAAGCCACATCAGGGTGGTGTAGAGGCATAGGGCCAACCCTAGCAAAAGGCCGTAACGCAGAATGTTTTTTAGTAATCGAGAGATGTTCATCTGATAATGGAGGAGAGAAAACAAGCACTAACAAGGTCAGCAACCGTTCCCCTACGAAGCACTTCTTCGTCGCCCAAGCGCTTCGTAGGGGATACGATCAGTCACTTGAACGGCGTTCTTTATAAGCAGGCAGCGAAGAACGGTGGCAGGAAAACAGCCAATGCCTGCTCCCGGCTAGCAGGAAAAAGCCCCCCAGGCAAAGCCAGGCGAAGAAGTCACCCCAGGCGTGGTAGGGAGTCCACACCGGCTGTACCGGCACGGTGGCCAGCAATGCCTGCACGGTCGGCGAGAGGTGCTGCTGGCTGTTGCGGGTTTCGCCGTAGGCGGTCGTCAGACTGCTGGTGCCGTGGCTGGTGATGCGAAACAGCGCGAAGCCATTCTCCACGGCCCGCGTTGCGGCCATACGCGCGTGCAGCTCACCAATGCCAGGCCAGTCGGCGGCCGGTGCAAACACGATATTTGCCATACCAGCGTGCCGAATGATACTAGGATAGTCGAAGTCCGCGCAGATTGCCCCAGTATACCGAATGCGATCTATTTGGAACAGCGTCGGAGGCTGCTGGGCGGCCAAGGCGGGCTCCATTCCATCAACGGGCTTGTTCTTAGCGTAGTCGTAGAGCACTTGTCCTTGGGGCGAGAAGATTGTGAGGTGGTTCGTACCGGGCTGGGCGGGGAAGCGTTCGTCCACCAGAAAGTAGGTCACGCCTAGATACAGCTTCTCGGCCGCCGCGAACCGAGCATTGCGGGCTGCAAAGGCGGCGTAATCGGGCCAGTAAACGACTAGGGCAGCCTCTTGCCAGATGACCCACCGGGGGTGGTAGCGCCGGACCCAGTGTTGGGTTTGGGTTAGATAATAGCGATGCGCTGCCACCGCCTTTTGCCGAATCTGCCTGCGGTCGTGGCGTAGCGTTAAAGACGGGCTCCCTACCAATTGTTGAAACCAGGGCCACGAGCGAGCATCCTGAAACGTGAGACCCAACACCCGCACGCTGGCCCGCACCGGGGCTTGCTGTTGTAGGCGCAGCCAGCCCAGGGTGAAACACACGACGAGGAGCCCCGCCGCTAGCCTGAGCGGCCGGCCGGCCCGTTGGCCCACCCGCCAGTACCCAAGGGCTTCGAACAATAGACTAGCCGTGGCATAGAGCAGAAATGTCAGCCCATAGATGCCCGTGCAGGCTGTCAGTTGCCGCAAGTAGAGGTTCTGCTGCGAGTAGCCTACTGAGCCCCAGGTGCCGTTAGGGCCCAGTGCCAGTACGTACTCAACACTGACGGCTCCCAGTGGCAAGAGCAGCCAACGGCCGGCAGGAGCTACCCGCTGCATCAGCGTTCGAGTGAGTAAAAACGGCAGCAGGTAGGTGGCGGCAAAGACGAGGTTGGTCACGTGAAAGCTAGTGCCTTCTAAGATGTTGACCGTATGCTGTGTACTGTACACCAGCGTGAGCCCCAGCAGGCCCACCCCGTAGCCCACCAGAGGACGGGTATGGTGAAAGAAAAGGAGCCACAGCAGGGGGACCACCCAGGCAACTAGTGCCCAGTCGGGGTGCTCGCCCGACACGTATTCTAGTACGCCCAAGGGTAGTACGATCAAGGGCCAGGCGGACCAGCGTTCCTTGGCTAAACGGAGAGAGAGCATAGGGCAAAGGTGCGCTCCCGGCACTAATCGCTACTTGATTACAATCAAAAAATGCGCGGGGGCCTTTTTCGCACTGATTCGCTAATGCCCCTACGACGAATAGATATTGCTTGGTTAGCCTTTGGCGCGCACTCGGCTGAGCGTTTCGGGAGTGATGCCTAAATAGGAAGCAATCATACCCAGCGGCAACCGCCCTAGAATCGGTTGGTAGTACGTGCAGAAGTGCTGGTACTTCTCTGCTGGCGAGGTAAAGCGGAGTGAATTCAGACGCTCGGATTGCTGGATAAACTGCGCGCTCATGATCATGCGTCCGAAGCGTTCCATTTCGTGAAACTGGTCAAAGAGATGGAGCAAGTCCTCCAGCGACCAGGAATACGCCTCGGTAGGCTCGATAGCGGCAATGGCATAAGCGTCCGGCACCCCCCGCATAAAGCTGTACGCGGAGGTCATCCACTCGTTTTCGGCGGCAAAGCCATCCGTTACGATCTTGCCGTCCTTGTTGAAATAGATGCGCACGAGTCCCCGCTGAATCCAGTAGGTGCGCCGGCAGACCGTGTCAGCTTTGTGCAGCAGTTCTTGCTTGCGAAAGTGGTGCGACTGTGTGCGCTGGCGTAACGTGGCGGCTAGTTCCGCAGAGAGGGGAACAAACTGAGCAATATGGTCCAGCAAGGCCTGCATACGCTTGTCAAGATAGGCACTCGTGCAGGATTTGTGGTGCCGTAACAAGTAAGAACATCGTCACGCTGCTGAGGAATACACGCGCGCTCCTCGTCGATGCGCCAACCTGTCAAAGGCCAAGGTAGCAGAAGTAGAAAGCTTAAGCGGTTTGATCAAACATGTTGATGAACTGCTGCATGGCTTGTAAGCCTGTTTGACAGACATCTGTTAAGTTGTACTCCAAATTGTTGAAGGAGAGTACAATTACTTTTTGCGTCTCTTCGGCGGCTATAAAACAACCATCCTCATAAAGTAAAAAAGTCCCATCTTCTGCCAGCATTGCGCTAGCGTGATGGCTGTCAGCTCGATACGGCAACCAGTACCTCCGATTTCGGCTCGCAACGACTTCCTTTCCACGTTTCTTGCCCTTCTCCCGCGAGCGAACCCGCTGCCACGTCCTCAGCACGCCATAAGCCACCGCATGCGTCCGTGATTTGGTCAGCGTTAGCTGGTCCCACACCCGGCTACCGGCTCTCTGCAGTGGCCAGCGGGAGCACCGGGCTCACCGGCATGCTGTAGCCGTTGCAGCCGAGAGAACGTGTACGCGCGGATGTAGCCCGTCGCTGGGATGCGGGACGCTGTGGTTTAAGCCTGTGGGCTAAGCGATTGATGCACAAACTTCTAGGAGATTTTTTTATCTTCGGGCATGCATGCTGCGCTGGGCGATGTCTTGTTTGCCTTTGTAGAGAAGGACCACTTGTGGTTGAGTCCCACCTACCACCTGCAAAAAGCGTGGTGGTCCGTGGCGCTTGACCGAAAGCGGTTGCTGCATCAAGGAGCACTGGAATACGGGCAAGCCTTATGCGCGGCCTACTTGCAAGCGCATCCCCAGGAAGCACACCGCGTGGGCCAGGGCCAAATTCTGAGTGTGCTGCTGCGGGCTCTAGATACGCTTGGGTAACGACGAGGCGAAATGCTGCTGCAGAACGTGCTCGATTTGCTGCTGCGTCAACGGCTTGCTCAAGTATTCAGCCACGGGCAACGCCTGGATACGCTGCTGGTCGCGGGGACTCACCGAGGTCGTCAGCATGACTATCACCACCGCCCGCTGTTCGGCGGCCGGCAACTGCTGGTAGGCTTCCATAAACTGAATGCCGTTCATCACCGGCATATTGATATCCAGGAAGACCAGTACCGGGCAGTCGGCTGGTTGCTCCCGGCAGTGCTCCCGTACCTCGTACAGAGCCTCTTGTCCATTCAGGGCCACGCGGATCGTGTCCGTCACGCCCAGGCGTTGCAGGAGCTTTTTGTTGAGGAAGTTGGTGGTGGGGTCGTCATCGACCAGCAGCACGCAGGGAATTATAGCCATCAACACTATACGACAAGCAACGGTAATGGGCGGGGTTAGCGCCGAAAATAAACCTGAAACGTAGAGCCCAGCCCGAGCTGGCTGCTCACCTCAATATGGCCCCCCGCGTTTTCCACGATGCGCTTGACCATATACAAGCCCACGCCCGTGCCCTCCACGTGCGTGTGCAAGCGCTGGAACATGGCAAACAGCTGCTCCTGGCCCTGCGTCAAATCCAGTCCTAGGCCGTTGTCCTGCACTTCCAACACGACATACTGGTCGGTGAGAAAACTGCGCAACTGCACCGCGGGCTCTCGGTCGGGGTGATAGTACTTGAAGGCGTTGCTCAAGAGGTTGTAGACCACCGAGCGCAGGTTCTTTTCGGCAAACGTCACGGTCAGGCCTTCGGGGATGGTCACCGTCAGCTGGCCCTGGGTGTGGGCCAGCAGCGGGCTCAGGTCCAGGCGCACAGCCTCCACCACGGGGGCTAGGGCCACCACGTCAGCAGCAGAATTGTACTCCTTTTGCAGGCGCGAGAGGTCAGTGAGGTGGTTGATGGTGCGCCGGAAGCGCTCCGTAGCGTCCTGCATCAGCGTTAGCATTAGGAGCACGTCGCCGGTGCGAGCGGCAGCGGGCAGCTCGTGCTCCAGGGCCAGTAGCAGGCCCTCGATGTTGGTGATGGGGGCCTTCAAATCATGCGAGGCCGCGTAGATGAACGTGTCCAGGTCCACGTTGGTGCGCGTGAGCTGGGTATTGCTCTCGTACAGCTCCTCGTTGGTGGCCGTCAGTTCTTCGTTGATGGCGGCTAGCTCCTCGTTTAAGTCCTGCACCTGCTGGCGAGCCCGTACTTGGTCGGTCACTTCAATGCCCACACAGACAATTTCGTGCACCTGGCCCTGCGCATCGAGCAGCGGTTGATAGACGAAGGTGAAATAGCCCAGCTCCTGCGGGGGGCGGTTGCGGAAGTAAACGGGCACGTCCGTAAATGTGCGGGCCTGTCCGCTCTGCCAGACGTCGCGCAGCAGCTCGCCAAAGCCCTGCTGCATGAACTCGGGGAAGGCGTCGGCGTAGGGCAGCCCCAGCAGCTGCTCGCGGGTTTTGTGAAAGAGCCGCGCGGCCTGCGCATTGATGACCTCCAGGACGAAGGTCGGGCCGGTGGCCACGAACACGGGCAGCGGGGCTTGTTCAAAGACGAGGTTCACCAGCTGCTGCTGGGCTTCGCGCTCCCGGCGGGCCAGCACCTGCTCGGCCGCATTGTAGGCGAAGGTGGAGATGCCCACGATCGCGCCGTGTTCGCGGTAGGGCTGGTAGGTAAAGGTGAAATACATCTGCCGAGGCGGCCCCTGGGGCTGCGCGATCAGCAGCGGCAACTCGGTGCCCTCGTAGGGTTCGCCGGTCTGGTAGACGCGGTCGAGCAGGGCCACGACGCCGCTGTCCACCGTTTCGGGCAAGGCCTCGGCCACGGGCTGGCCCAGGAGCAGGCGGCCGGGAAAGAAGTCGCGGTAGGCTTGGTTGGCATACGCGTAGCGGTGCTCCGGGCCGCGCTGGATGCAGATGGCGGCCGGCGTTTGCTCGAACACCTGGTAAAACGCTTCGCGCTCGGCCACCTGGCGCTGGACCGCCGCCAGCACATCCGCTTGCAAAGCCAGGGCAGTTTCGGTGCGCTCGGCCACGCGGGTTTCCAACTCCTGGTTGAGTGTCTGCATGCGCTGGCGAGCCAGCACTTGTTCGGTTACTTCGATACCGACCGAAAGCGCGCCGGTGATGCGGCCGTCGGCCGCCCGCATTGGCACAAAAGCCAAGTTCCAGTAAAGCGTATCGAGCCGCCCAGCCCGCGCGTGCGTACCGGCCCGCTCCTGCACCAGCACGGGCTGCCCGGTCGTGTAGACGCTGGCGAGCACCTGCTCAAAGCCGTGGCCCGCCAGCTCCGGCAGGGCCTCAAACAAGGGCTTGCCCAGCAGCTCGTCGGCCGAGCGGTTCAGCAACTGGCACGAGATGGGGTTGGCCAGCTCAATGCGGTGCTCTGGCCCTTCGTACACGGCAATGGCAACCGGGGCCAGCTCAAACACGCGCGTCAGCTCGCTCCGTTGCCGCTCGACCTCGGCCCGTGCGGCTTGCTCGCGGGCCTGGCTCTGGCGCAAGGCCTCCTCGACGGCCGTGCGCGGCTGCTCGCTGGTGTCGGAGAAGCTCACCAGCAGGAGCTCGCCGCTCCGCTGAGCCGAGAGCAGAAAGTAATTATCCAGGCCGTCAAAAGAATAGTTGGCCTGGTACTGCCCGGGCTGGCCGGAGAGGAACGTGTCGCGGTAAAAAGCAAAGATGCCCGTAGCGACCGCGTGTGGATACAGCGACAGAAATGTCTGCGTAGGATAAGCCGGCAGACCAAGCATGCGTTGCGCCGCGGGGTTTAGCTGTGCGTACGCCCAGTCGACGAGTTCACTGTCCTCGCCGGCTGCGTACACCGGCCGAAACAGAATAACACCCGTGAGGGAGACGTGCAACAGGGTCTGCAGCAGCGCATGACTGGCGGCGAGGTCAGCCGGTAATACGGCGGGTGGCGGCATAGATAGGGGAAAACGAAGACGACCCAAGGTACGCGCTTCCGGGTGGCGACCGCTATGGTCTTCGGTGAATAATCTTCGCTCTCAACGTCAGCAGCCCCTTATTCTGCACTCCCTGTGACCAACGCAACGCTAGGGACAAATAAAATGGGTATTGCGCAGCCACTCATAGGCCGTAGCACCCTCATCGAAGGAGGCAATAAACGGCTTGTACGAGTGCTCCACAAAAGCAGTGATAGTATCGGTGGTCTGCCAGTCCCGGGCATTGATCCAAGCGATCACGCAGATGCCTAGGTCCGCGAGACGGGGTAAGTAGTTGGTGCTGACCCATTCGCTGATTTCATTCCAGCCATCAATGGCTTGGCTACTATCACACAGCAGTTTCGTAACCGAAATTTCGCCTACGTGCTGCGAAATAACGGCACAGGCCGCCAGCGACGCCTCGCTATCCTGCAAACCCGTCCACTGGGCCAAGAGCCAGTGATTGTCGGTATCGTGGTATAGAGAAAAAACCGGGCACCGAAATAAGAGTAACATCATCTCTTGTTTACTGCAAATGAGGCGGTGGTAGTTACACGGAAAGATTACGCGATTTTTACGGACTGCTCCGCTAATCGCGGCGAGTAATACGGCCAAGCACGATAACAACCCGTCACACCTTACTAGGGAAGTGGCCTTTCTCAAGCGCTGCAACGAGAATTGACTGCCGAAGCAGCTGGGCCTTAGGCGCACAGCAGCGGGCTAGCTCGGCGGTGAATGATGCGTGCTTGTACATCAAGGTCACAGGCCACTAGTCTATGGCTTGTCTTGTCCTAAAATGAACTGTGTTAAAAGTCAAGGATTCGGGACAAGTTTTGAGGTAAAGTCGGCTTGGTAAGGCACACCCGATTTAACGATGGCGAAGGCTTGCTTGAGCAGCTTGTTGCAGACGGCAATCAAGGCCACTTTGCCATTCTTGCCTTTCCCGACGAGTCGCTCATATAAGGCCTGACAGGCTGTATTCCGTTTCTTGGCCGCGAAGCTGCACATGAAGAGTTTGCCGCGGATTAAGGCCCCACCCATCTTGGTGATGCGCACCTTTCCCCGTACACTGGTGCCTGAACTGTGCTCACGGGGGGAGAGACCTGCTTTGGCAATCAATTGGCGGTAGTTGTCCAAACGAGCAAAGCCGCCGGCAAACAAGAGCAACAAGCCGGCTGTCTTGCGCCCAATCCCGGGAATGGAGCACAAGAGGCTCATCTCGTGGGCATAGCGCTGCTCTAGCAGCCGGAGTAACTCGGTTTCAATGTCACGCAGCTGCTGTGC
This genomic interval from Hymenobacter sp. GOD-10R contains the following:
- a CDS encoding DUF4199 family protein translates to MNISRLLKNILRYGLLLGLALCLYTTLMWLTQLDTRYLATGQYLDIVVVLLPIGFMSAAIRQHKRRQGYLGAGQRIAVSVGIGHVAELLYRPYLYAYHTRLNPEWFSAVLALKRTELMAAGRSAQNITTELARLQATHARPAGMFAGWWVSAFVLPALIALLTLLFLRNQSVKTQAG
- a CDS encoding Crp/Fnr family transcriptional regulator, producing MQALLDHIAQFVPLSAELAATLRQRTQSHHFRKQELLHKADTVCRRTYWIQRGLVRIYFNKDGKIVTDGFAAENEWMTSAYSFMRGVPDAYAIAAIEPTEAYSWSLEDLLHLFDQFHEMERFGRMIMSAQFIQQSERLNSLRFTSPAEKYQHFCTYYQPILGRLPLGMIASYLGITPETLSRVRAKG
- a CDS encoding response regulator, with amino-acid sequence MAIIPCVLLVDDDPTTNFLNKKLLQRLGVTDTIRVALNGQEALYEVREHCREQPADCPVLVFLDINMPVMNGIQFMEAYQQLPAAEQRAVVIVMLTTSVSPRDQQRIQALPVAEYLSKPLTQQQIEHVLQQHFASSLPKRI
- a CDS encoding PAS domain-containing protein, which encodes MPPPAVLPADLAASHALLQTLLHVSLTGVILFRPVYAAGEDSELVDWAYAQLNPAAQRMLGLPAYPTQTFLSLYPHAVATGIFAFYRDTFLSGQPGQYQANYSFDGLDNYFLLSAQRSGELLLVSFSDTSEQPRTAVEEALRQSQAREQAARAEVERQRSELTRVFELAPVAIAVYEGPEHRIELANPISCQLLNRSADELLGKPLFEALPELAGHGFEQVLASVYTTGQPVLVQERAGTHARAGRLDTLYWNLAFVPMRAADGRITGALSVGIEVTEQVLARQRMQTLNQELETRVAERTETALALQADVLAAVQRQVAEREAFYQVFEQTPAAICIQRGPEHRYAYANQAYRDFFPGRLLLGQPVAEALPETVDSGVVALLDRVYQTGEPYEGTELPLLIAQPQGPPRQMYFTFTYQPYREHGAIVGISTFAYNAAEQVLARREREAQQQLVNLVFEQAPLPVFVATGPTFVLEVINAQAARLFHKTREQLLGLPYADAFPEFMQQGFGELLRDVWQSGQARTFTDVPVYFRNRPPQELGYFTFVYQPLLDAQGQVHEIVCVGIEVTDQVRARQQVQDLNEELAAINEELTATNEELYESNTQLTRTNVDLDTFIYAASHDLKAPITNIEGLLLALEHELPAAARTGDVLLMLTLMQDATERFRRTINHLTDLSRLQKEYNSAADVVALAPVVEAVRLDLSPLLAHTQGQLTVTIPEGLTVTFAEKNLRSVVYNLLSNAFKYYHPDREPAVQLRSFLTDQYVVLEVQDNGLGLDLTQGQEQLFAMFQRLHTHVEGTGVGLYMVKRIVENAGGHIEVSSQLGLGSTFQVYFRR